In Haloarchaeobius litoreus, the following are encoded in one genomic region:
- the cmk gene encoding (d)CMP kinase, translating to MLLTVSGPPGSGKSTTAAGLADAFDLDHVSGGDIFRELADERGYTPLEFNKLAEEDEGIDRDLDRRLREIAVERDDLVLESRLAGWLAAEQADFRFWLDAPLAVRGDRIADRENKEPALATEETAARESSEAQRYHEYYGIDIGDLSIYDLSVNTARWNAEHVQHVLVEAVESYDPETDEGKAPVELDYEF from the coding sequence ATGTTGCTCACCGTCTCCGGCCCGCCGGGCAGTGGAAAGAGCACCACCGCCGCAGGGCTGGCCGATGCGTTCGATCTCGACCACGTCTCCGGCGGCGACATCTTCCGCGAACTCGCCGACGAGCGCGGCTACACACCGCTCGAGTTCAACAAACTCGCCGAGGAGGACGAGGGGATCGACCGTGACCTCGACCGACGGCTCCGCGAGATCGCCGTCGAGCGCGACGACCTCGTGCTCGAATCGCGGCTCGCCGGCTGGCTCGCAGCCGAACAGGCCGACTTCCGCTTCTGGCTCGACGCCCCCCTCGCGGTCCGTGGCGACCGCATCGCCGACCGCGAGAACAAGGAGCCGGCACTCGCCACCGAGGAGACCGCGGCCCGCGAGTCCAGCGAGGCCCAGCGCTACCACGAGTACTACGGCATCGACATCGGCGACCTCTCCATCTACGACCTGAGCGTCAACACCGCGCGCTGGAACGCCGAGCACGTCCAGCACGTCCTCGTCGAGGCCGTCGAGTCCTACGACCCCGAGACCGACGAGGGGAAGGCACCGGTCGAGCTCGACTACGAGTTCTGA
- a CDS encoding NYN domain-containing protein, giving the protein MDERFRRLLPGTEPHPRARVGLFVDGPNVLRDEFDVDLDDVRTAATAVGDLTVTRLYLDEHATPGLIQAAEARGFEVVVTSGDVDVKLAVDATETVVTEAIDTLAIASRDTDFKPVLEKAGRYGIRTLAIAPGEHGRSDALRNAANEDVVIDDDASLSG; this is encoded by the coding sequence ATGGACGAGCGATTCAGGCGGCTCCTGCCCGGTACGGAGCCGCATCCGCGGGCGCGCGTGGGACTGTTCGTCGACGGTCCGAACGTGCTCCGCGACGAGTTCGACGTCGACCTCGACGACGTCCGGACGGCCGCGACCGCCGTGGGTGACCTCACGGTGACCCGGCTGTACCTCGACGAGCACGCGACGCCCGGCCTCATCCAGGCGGCAGAAGCCCGCGGCTTCGAGGTCGTCGTCACCAGCGGCGACGTGGACGTGAAGCTCGCGGTCGATGCGACCGAGACCGTCGTGACCGAGGCCATCGACACGCTGGCCATCGCCTCGCGCGACACCGACTTCAAGCCGGTGCTCGAGAAGGCGGGACGCTACGGCATCCGCACGCTGGCCATCGCGCCGGGCGAGCACGGCCGTTCGGACGCGCTCCGGAACGCCGCGAACGAGGACGTGGTCATCGACGACGACGCGTCGCTGTCCGGGTAG
- a CDS encoding adenylate kinase — MSSPHILILGAPGAGKGTQSANIVDEFGVEHVTTGDALRSNKEMDISDMEFEYDTPGEYMDAGDLVPDAVVNAIVEEALSTADGYVLDGYPRNLEQAEELADMTDLDLVLYLDVDRSELLDRLTGRRVCEDCGANYHVKYNQPETEGVCDECGGELVQREDDTEEAAENRLDVFEENTLPVVEYYEDTDEFVAVDGEQTPDEVWTDVRAAIEAATE, encoded by the coding sequence ATGAGCAGTCCGCACATCCTCATCCTCGGTGCACCGGGCGCAGGCAAGGGCACGCAGTCCGCGAACATCGTCGACGAGTTCGGCGTCGAGCACGTCACCACCGGCGACGCGCTCCGCTCGAACAAGGAGATGGACATCTCGGACATGGAGTTCGAGTACGACACACCCGGCGAGTACATGGACGCCGGCGATCTCGTCCCCGACGCCGTCGTCAACGCCATCGTCGAGGAGGCGCTCTCCACCGCCGACGGCTACGTCCTCGACGGCTACCCGCGCAACCTCGAACAGGCCGAGGAGCTCGCCGACATGACCGACCTCGACCTCGTCCTCTACCTCGACGTGGACCGCTCGGAGCTGCTCGACCGCCTCACCGGCCGCCGCGTCTGCGAGGACTGCGGCGCAAACTACCACGTCAAGTACAATCAGCCGGAGACCGAGGGCGTCTGTGACGAGTGCGGCGGCGAGCTCGTCCAGCGCGAGGACGACACCGAGGAGGCCGCGGAGAACCGCCTCGACGTGTTCGAGGAGAACACGCTCCCGGTCGTCGAGTACTACGAGGACACCGACGAGTTCGTCGCCGTCGACGGCGAGCAGACCCCCGACGAGGTCTGGACCGACGTGAGAGCAGCCATCGAGGCTGCCACAGAGTAA
- a CDS encoding DUF106 domain-containing protein produces the protein MAWTAEQIQDFLSDNPGTSEALQVVMDASNDGDDEVEWKDVKDEDGMDSGRWGRLIQSEILREQEDGFVVVDPDAVTDVLGDDISVASDPVEVDSEGSSWHTRDKLAALVSVGMMAGYYYTPIRNAVGSSINVIFEPLNDVLPFYAVILSVALITGLYSTLLQANMVDRSKVKQIQEKMQNITEREQAAKEAGDDAALERIQDEKMDALGDQGEMMKENFRPMAWIMLLTIPAFLWMYWTILDGGHLVPAEQSMVLPIFGEREWMQGAIGPMPAWIVWYFLCSMGFTQLLRKTLDLDATPT, from the coding sequence ATGGCCTGGACGGCGGAACAGATACAGGACTTCCTCTCGGACAACCCCGGGACCTCGGAGGCGTTGCAGGTCGTCATGGACGCCTCCAACGACGGGGACGACGAGGTCGAGTGGAAGGACGTCAAGGACGAGGACGGTATGGACAGCGGCCGCTGGGGACGACTCATCCAGAGCGAGATACTCCGCGAGCAGGAGGACGGCTTCGTGGTCGTCGATCCCGACGCAGTCACCGACGTACTCGGCGACGACATCAGCGTCGCGAGCGACCCCGTGGAGGTCGACAGCGAGGGCTCGAGCTGGCACACCCGGGACAAGCTCGCCGCGCTCGTCTCGGTCGGGATGATGGCCGGCTACTACTACACCCCCATCCGCAACGCGGTCGGGAGCAGCATCAACGTCATCTTCGAGCCGCTGAACGACGTGCTCCCGTTCTACGCGGTCATCCTCTCGGTCGCGCTCATCACCGGCCTGTACTCGACGCTGCTGCAGGCGAACATGGTCGACCGGAGCAAGGTCAAGCAGATCCAGGAGAAGATGCAGAACATCACCGAGCGCGAGCAGGCCGCCAAGGAGGCCGGCGACGACGCCGCCCTCGAACGCATCCAGGACGAGAAGATGGACGCGCTCGGCGACCAGGGCGAGATGATGAAGGAGAACTTCCGCCCCATGGCGTGGATCATGCTCCTCACCATCCCCGCCTTCCTCTGGATGTACTGGACCATCCTCGACGGCGGCCACCTCGTGCCCGCCGAACAGAGCATGGTGCTGCCCATCTTCGGCGAGCGCGAGTGGATGCAGGGCGCCATCGGCCCGATGCCGGCGTGGATTGTCTGGTACTTCCTGTGCTCGATGGGGTTCACCCAGCTGCTCCGGAAGACGCTCGACCTCGACGCGACGCCGACGTAG
- a CDS encoding S8 family serine peptidase, which yields MTDDSSHDWGRRTFLKTTGAVGAAAAFAGLSSATPSREPGARPNEILVGVTNTYSVTDVASATANDERLPDGMSVTHENDDLSYIALSKPEVTTMSDDDILETLESLDHVRYAEFNETLHALATPNDPRFGDQYALQLVNAPAAWDTTLGSEDVTIAVIDQGVKYDHPDLAGQFGSNEGYDFVDDDGDPYPDSMSNEYHGTHVAGIAAATTDNGDGIAGMSNSSILSGRALSEQGSGSTSDIADAVQWAADQGADIVNMSLGGGGYTNTMKNAVSYAADNGVTIVCASGNDSSGSVSYPAAYDECIAVGAIDENENLASFSNYGEKQEVVAPGVNILSTWTDSPYNRISGTSMACPAAAGVAALGLAANPGWSNTELRNQLKNTAVDIGLPENQQGAGRVDAANLVGSGDDPDPPENEAPTVSIDASSATVTVGQEVTFDGSGSSDTDGSISSYEWSFGDGATATGATVTHAYSEAGDYSASLTVTDDDGASSTDSVSITVESDDGGSCGDESSTGSANGYLYGYYDSDDYTWTNDLQNPCQVTISLSGGNWSDFDLYVTTDGRTPSQYDYDRRSITPDSQEQITLDDVSAGQQIGILVDSYSGSGSYTVSVEELGQ from the coding sequence ATGACAGACGATAGCAGTCACGATTGGGGACGACGTACCTTCCTGAAGACAACTGGTGCCGTGGGGGCGGCAGCGGCGTTCGCAGGACTGTCGTCCGCGACACCGTCGCGGGAACCGGGCGCACGACCGAACGAGATCCTCGTGGGTGTCACGAACACGTACTCGGTGACCGACGTCGCGTCGGCGACCGCGAACGACGAGCGGCTCCCGGACGGGATGTCGGTCACGCACGAGAACGACGACCTCAGCTACATCGCGCTGTCGAAGCCCGAGGTCACGACGATGTCGGACGACGACATCCTCGAGACGCTCGAGTCACTCGACCACGTACGCTACGCCGAGTTCAACGAGACGCTGCACGCGCTCGCGACGCCGAACGACCCGCGCTTCGGCGACCAGTACGCGCTGCAGCTCGTCAACGCGCCCGCGGCGTGGGACACCACGCTCGGCAGCGAGGACGTCACCATCGCGGTCATCGACCAGGGCGTGAAGTACGACCACCCGGACCTGGCGGGCCAGTTCGGCTCGAACGAGGGCTACGACTTCGTCGACGACGACGGCGACCCGTACCCGGACTCGATGTCGAACGAGTACCACGGCACCCACGTCGCCGGCATCGCGGCGGCGACGACGGACAACGGCGACGGCATCGCCGGGATGTCGAACTCCAGCATCCTCTCGGGCCGTGCGCTCTCCGAGCAGGGCAGCGGCTCGACCAGCGACATCGCCGACGCCGTACAGTGGGCGGCCGACCAGGGCGCGGACATCGTGAACATGAGCCTCGGTGGCGGCGGCTACACTAACACGATGAAGAACGCAGTCAGCTACGCGGCGGACAACGGCGTCACCATCGTCTGTGCGTCCGGCAACGACTCCTCCGGCTCGGTGTCGTACCCGGCGGCCTACGACGAGTGTATCGCGGTCGGTGCCATCGACGAGAACGAGAACCTCGCCAGCTTCTCGAACTACGGCGAGAAGCAGGAGGTCGTCGCCCCCGGCGTGAACATCCTCTCGACGTGGACGGACTCGCCGTACAACCGCATCTCCGGCACGTCCATGGCGTGTCCGGCAGCGGCGGGCGTCGCCGCACTCGGCCTCGCGGCGAACCCCGGCTGGTCGAACACAGAGCTGCGCAACCAGCTGAAGAACACGGCCGTCGACATCGGCCTTCCCGAGAACCAGCAGGGTGCCGGGCGCGTCGACGCCGCGAACCTCGTCGGCAGCGGCGACGACCCGGACCCGCCGGAGAACGAGGCCCCGACGGTGTCCATCGACGCCTCGTCGGCGACGGTCACGGTCGGCCAGGAGGTCACCTTCGACGGCTCCGGCTCCAGTGACACCGACGGCTCCATCAGCTCCTACGAGTGGAGCTTCGGCGACGGCGCGACCGCGACGGGCGCGACGGTCACCCACGCCTACAGCGAGGCCGGCGACTACAGCGCCAGCCTCACCGTCACCGACGACGACGGCGCGTCGAGCACCGACTCCGTGAGCATCACCGTCGAGTCCGACGACGGCGGGAGCTGCGGTGACGAGTCCTCGACGGGCTCCGCGAACGGCTACCTGTACGGCTACTACGACTCGGACGACTACACGTGGACGAACGACCTGCAGAACCCGTGCCAGGTCACCATCTCGCTGTCTGGCGGTAACTGGTCCGACTTCGACCTGTACGTCACGACGGACGGTCGGACGCCGAGCCAGTACGACTACGACCGACGCTCCATCACCCCGGACAGCCAGGAGCAGATCACGCTCGACGACGTGAGTGCCGGCCAGCAGATCGGCATCCTCGTCGACTCCTACTCCGGCTCCGGCAGCTACACGGTCAGCGTCGAGGAGCTCGGTCAGTAA
- a CDS encoding RNA-guided pseudouridylation complex pseudouridine synthase subunit Cbf5 — protein MSLRAPPDERSPAELLEFGVVNLDKPAGPSAHQFTGWCRDAVADALDRAGSDATVDEAAHSGTLDPKVTGCLPTLFGDATRLAQVFLEGTKEYVAVLELHGRAPGDVEAVASEFEAPLYQKPPRKSAVTRRLRVREVYDLDVLEVEERRALVRIRCESGTYIRKLCHDLGLALGTGAHMGHLRRTATDPFDDSTLVSYHDLVDALAFWVEDGDETPLREVVQPAERALTHLPSVTIAPSASEQVAQGAPVYAPGVISVESGEQGDLVACYLPGGTAVCLGTLVGDPDAESGTVVELERVLV, from the coding sequence ATGTCCCTCCGCGCACCGCCCGACGAGCGCTCGCCCGCCGAACTGCTCGAGTTCGGCGTCGTCAACCTCGACAAGCCCGCCGGCCCGTCGGCACACCAGTTCACGGGCTGGTGCCGCGACGCCGTCGCCGACGCACTCGACCGCGCCGGCAGCGACGCGACCGTCGACGAAGCCGCCCACTCCGGTACCCTCGACCCGAAGGTCACCGGCTGTCTCCCCACGCTGTTCGGCGACGCCACCCGGCTCGCCCAGGTGTTCCTCGAGGGCACCAAGGAGTACGTCGCCGTCCTGGAACTCCACGGGCGCGCCCCCGGCGACGTCGAGGCCGTCGCCAGCGAGTTCGAGGCCCCGCTCTACCAGAAACCCCCGCGGAAGAGCGCGGTCACGCGCCGCCTCCGCGTCCGCGAGGTGTACGACCTCGACGTGCTGGAGGTCGAGGAGCGCCGCGCACTCGTCCGGATCCGCTGTGAGTCCGGCACCTACATCCGGAAGCTCTGCCACGACCTCGGGCTCGCCCTCGGCACCGGCGCGCACATGGGCCACCTCCGCAGGACCGCCACCGATCCCTTCGACGACTCCACACTCGTCAGCTACCACGACCTCGTCGACGCGCTCGCGTTCTGGGTCGAGGACGGCGACGAGACACCCCTGCGGGAGGTCGTCCAGCCCGCCGAGCGCGCGCTCACGCACCTCCCCAGCGTGACCATCGCACCGTCCGCCTCCGAACAGGTTGCCCAGGGTGCGCCCGTCTACGCCCCCGGCGTCATCAGCGTCGAGAGCGGCGAGCAGGGCGACCTCGTGGCCTGCTACCTGCCCGGCGGGACCGCCGTCTGTCTCGGGACGCTCGTCGGCGACCCCGACGCCGAATCCGGGACCGTCGTCGAACTCGAGCGCGTGCTCGTGTAG
- a CDS encoding S8 family serine peptidase: MTDDNTKSWARRTFLQATGAAASAAALAGITSATPGRDPQPHENELIVGVSAATSMSTAESSVQNELPSQANVSHRNENLGYFTVELPDAAAAQAESAMADRLREQSGVRYVEENKTVHAFATPNDSLFDEQYAPQQVRAPSAWDTTQGSSDVTVAVVDQGVKYDHPDLQSRFGTNKGYDFVDSDGDPYPDSMADEYHGTHVAGIAAATTDNSTGISGISDSTLLSGRALSEEGSGSTTDIADAVEWAADQGADIINMSLGGGGYTDTMKNAVSYAVSNGSLPICAAGNDGSGSVSYPAAYDECVAVSAVDSNEDLASFSQYGPNLDVAAPGVDILSTWTENVSQFGGQYNKISGTSMACPAASGVAALGKAADSALSPTELRSRLKNTAVDIGLSEEEQGAGRVDALNIVDAAGDGGGGGGDNSAPTVSIDASSATVTVGQEVTFDGSGSSDSDGSISSYEWSFGDGGSATGQTVTHTYSEAGDYAASLTVTDDDGASSTDSVSITVESDGGGGGSCGDTSAGGSADGYLYGYYDSTSYTYTNSLDNPCQVTVSLTGPSSADFDLYVTLDGRTPSTYDYDKRSISMNSDEQVIIDSPSAGQDIGILVDSYSGSGSFTVDVEELGQ, encoded by the coding sequence ATGACAGACGATAACACGAAATCGTGGGCACGACGTACCTTCCTGCAAGCGACGGGCGCGGCGGCTTCGGCCGCGGCACTCGCGGGCATCACCTCGGCGACCCCCGGACGGGACCCGCAGCCGCATGAGAACGAACTCATCGTGGGCGTCTCGGCCGCAACGAGCATGTCGACTGCGGAGTCGAGCGTGCAGAACGAGCTACCGAGTCAGGCCAACGTCTCGCACCGGAACGAGAACCTCGGCTACTTCACGGTCGAGCTCCCGGACGCGGCCGCAGCACAGGCCGAATCGGCGATGGCGGACCGACTCCGAGAGCAGTCGGGCGTCCGCTACGTCGAGGAGAACAAGACCGTACACGCGTTCGCGACGCCGAACGACTCGCTGTTCGACGAGCAGTACGCACCCCAGCAGGTGCGTGCTCCCTCGGCGTGGGACACGACGCAGGGCAGCTCCGACGTCACCGTCGCGGTGGTCGACCAGGGCGTGAAGTACGACCACCCCGACCTGCAGAGCCGGTTCGGGACCAACAAGGGCTACGACTTCGTCGACAGCGACGGCGACCCGTACCCGGACTCGATGGCGGACGAGTACCACGGCACCCACGTCGCCGGCATCGCGGCGGCGACCACCGACAACAGCACCGGGATCTCCGGTATCTCGGACTCGACGCTGCTGTCGGGTCGTGCACTCTCCGAGGAGGGCAGCGGCTCCACGACGGACATCGCCGACGCCGTCGAGTGGGCGGCCGACCAGGGCGCGGACATCATCAACATGAGCCTCGGAGGCGGCGGCTACACGGACACCATGAAGAACGCCGTGAGCTACGCCGTCAGCAACGGGTCGCTCCCCATCTGTGCGGCCGGGAACGACGGCTCGGGCTCGGTGTCGTACCCCGCCGCGTACGACGAGTGCGTGGCGGTCTCCGCCGTCGACAGCAACGAGGACCTCGCGAGCTTCTCGCAGTACGGCCCGAACCTCGACGTCGCCGCACCCGGCGTCGACATCCTGTCGACCTGGACGGAGAACGTCTCCCAGTTCGGCGGTCAGTACAACAAGATCTCCGGCACGTCGATGGCGTGTCCGGCGGCCTCCGGCGTCGCGGCGCTGGGCAAGGCGGCCGACTCCGCCCTCTCACCGACGGAGCTGCGCAGCCGACTGAAGAACACGGCCGTCGACATCGGCCTCTCCGAGGAGGAGCAGGGCGCGGGCCGGGTCGACGCGCTCAACATCGTCGACGCCGCCGGCGATGGTGGCGGCGGTGGTGGCGACAACAGCGCACCGACGGTGTCCATCGACGCCTCCTCGGCGACGGTCACGGTCGGCCAGGAGGTCACCTTCGACGGCTCCGGCTCCAGTGACTCCGACGGCTCCATCAGCTCCTACGAGTGGAGCTTCGGCGACGGTGGCTCGGCGACCGGTCAGACCGTCACGCACACCTACAGCGAGGCCGGCGACTACGCCGCCAGCCTCACCGTCACCGACGACGACGGCGCGTCGAGCACCGACTCCGTGAGCATCACCGTCGAGTCCGACGGCGGTGGCGGCGGCAGCTGTGGCGACACGTCCGCGGGTGGCTCGGCGGACGGCTACCTGTACGGCTACTACGACTCGACGTCGTACACCTACACGAACAGTCTGGACAACCCGTGTCAGGTCACTGTCTCCCTGACCGGGCCGAGCAGCGCCGACTTCGACCTGTACGTGACCCTCGACGGGCGCACGCCCAGCACGTACGACTACGACAAGCGCTCCATCTCGATGAACAGCGACGAGCAGGTCATCATCGACAGCCCGAGCGCGGGTCAGGACATCGGCATCCTCGTCGACTCCTACTCCGGCTCCGGCAGCTTCACCGTGGATGTCGAGGAGCTCGGCCAGTAA
- a CDS encoding M23 family metallopeptidase, which translates to MTNRSAEPSASRETLRTARSLLRRALLWFATLDFWVVFGGFVLLGVVTMRTERFESYAVVCFLLAGIVPVVLQTVDGDEDTHGYAYEIDHGERLRYVVSTLGWSVTPWGIVTQVLQFGGQLVTMVRYQRRYPNRERHVPSTTPSLPYDGRWTVVNGGVTEETSHSWMLVAQRYAYDFVVTDEDGATHTGDGTELEEYYAFGEPIRAPASGVVVKARDRLRDHPRPGSGWLEWRTWDVRGNHVVVRHADGEYSLLGHLRRGSVVVSPGDRVERGEKVGDCGNSGHSGEPHLHYQLQDHPNFWTAASLVPQFRDAAVTREDDRRDDHEFYRSVGRETPVAYLWAGDRVTNTGDTGSTGPGAS; encoded by the coding sequence ATGACGAATCGGTCGGCAGAACCCTCGGCCTCGCGTGAGACGTTGCGGACCGCTCGGTCGCTGCTTCGGCGTGCACTGCTGTGGTTCGCGACCCTCGATTTCTGGGTGGTCTTCGGTGGATTCGTCCTCCTGGGGGTAGTGACGATGCGGACCGAACGGTTCGAGTCGTACGCCGTGGTGTGCTTCCTTCTGGCTGGAATCGTACCGGTGGTTCTGCAGACGGTTGACGGCGACGAAGATACGCACGGGTACGCCTACGAGATCGACCACGGCGAGCGCCTCCGCTACGTCGTCTCCACACTCGGATGGAGCGTGACCCCCTGGGGGATCGTCACCCAGGTCCTGCAGTTTGGTGGCCAGCTGGTCACCATGGTCCGGTACCAGCGGCGGTACCCGAACCGTGAGCGACACGTCCCGAGCACCACACCCTCGCTCCCGTACGACGGTCGGTGGACGGTCGTCAACGGTGGGGTGACCGAGGAGACCTCGCATTCCTGGATGCTCGTCGCGCAACGGTACGCCTACGACTTCGTCGTCACCGACGAGGACGGGGCGACCCACACCGGCGACGGAACCGAACTCGAGGAGTACTACGCGTTCGGCGAGCCGATCCGCGCACCGGCGTCCGGGGTCGTCGTGAAGGCGAGGGACCGACTACGGGACCATCCACGGCCGGGAAGCGGCTGGCTGGAGTGGCGAACGTGGGACGTTCGCGGCAACCACGTCGTGGTCAGGCATGCCGACGGCGAGTACAGCCTCCTCGGCCATCTCCGGAGGGGGAGTGTCGTCGTCTCACCTGGTGACCGTGTCGAGCGTGGTGAGAAGGTCGGTGACTGCGGTAACTCGGGACACTCCGGCGAACCCCATCTCCACTACCAACTCCAGGACCACCCGAACTTCTGGACTGCTGCCAGTCTCGTCCCGCAGTTTCGAGATGCGGCCGTGACGCGTGAGGACGACCGTCGGGACGACCACGAGTTCTATCGGTCCGTCGGCCGAGAGACTCCCGTGGCGTACCTCTGGGCCGGTGACCGTGTCACGAATACGGGGGACACAGGTTCGACAGGGCCCGGTGCTAGCTGA
- a CDS encoding S8 family peptidase codes for MADDDNRQFGRRGYLKATGALGAAAAFGGITSATPSRTPGPKEDEILVGVSADVTDRRAAIQSAVPGDARIVHENDDLGYVAVQFPDVASTRARDNFVSAVTRQDGVKYAERNETLHALATPNDPQFGDQYAPQQVNAPGAWDTTYGSSNVTIAVVDTGAQYDHPDLAANYAADPGKDFADGDGDPYPDAPSNEYHATHVSGCASAVIDNGTGVAGQSNSTLINGRALDESGSGSTADIADAVQWAADQGADVINLSLGGGGYTDTMKNAVSYATNNGALVVAAAGNNGSGSVSYPAAYDECLAVSAVDDNETLASFSQYGSSVELCAPGVDVLSTTTEARGAYEQLSGTSMATPVVSGVAGLAAAQWDLTNAELRSHLKNTATDIGLSSDEQGSGQVNAEAAVTTEPGDGGGGGGGGGGGGGGGGGGGGSTTGSVSDSLSGYWDSACYTWAWEYSSPSQVELSLSGPSDADFDLYVNDGEASCPSSSSYDYGSYTVDSQETVVIDSPDTSTELYVTVDSYSGSGSFELTITEYE; via the coding sequence ATGGCAGATGATGACAACCGACAGTTTGGACGGAGAGGCTATCTGAAAGCGACGGGCGCACTCGGCGCGGCCGCGGCGTTCGGCGGCATCACCAGCGCGACCCCGAGTCGCACCCCCGGCCCGAAGGAGGACGAGATCCTCGTCGGCGTCAGCGCGGACGTCACCGACCGACGGGCGGCGATCCAGTCGGCGGTGCCCGGCGACGCACGCATCGTCCACGAGAACGACGACCTCGGCTACGTGGCCGTGCAGTTCCCCGACGTGGCGTCGACGCGGGCCCGCGATAACTTCGTGTCCGCGGTGACGCGGCAGGACGGCGTGAAGTACGCCGAGCGCAACGAGACGCTGCACGCGCTCGCGACGCCGAACGACCCGCAGTTCGGCGACCAGTACGCACCCCAGCAGGTGAACGCGCCGGGCGCGTGGGACACCACGTACGGGAGCTCGAACGTCACCATCGCGGTCGTCGACACCGGCGCACAGTACGACCACCCCGATCTGGCGGCGAACTACGCCGCGGACCCGGGCAAGGACTTCGCCGACGGCGACGGCGACCCGTACCCGGACGCCCCGAGCAACGAGTACCACGCGACCCACGTCTCCGGCTGTGCCTCCGCAGTCATCGACAACGGGACCGGCGTCGCCGGGCAGAGCAACTCCACGCTCATCAACGGGCGGGCGCTCGACGAGTCCGGCAGCGGCTCCACCGCCGACATCGCCGACGCGGTCCAGTGGGCGGCCGACCAGGGCGCGGACGTGATCAACCTCAGTCTCGGCGGCGGCGGCTACACGGACACCATGAAGAACGCCGTGAGCTACGCGACGAACAACGGCGCGCTCGTCGTCGCCGCGGCCGGGAACAACGGCTCCGGCTCGGTGTCGTACCCCGCCGCCTACGACGAGTGTCTCGCCGTGAGCGCGGTCGACGACAACGAGACCCTCGCCAGCTTCTCGCAGTACGGTTCCAGCGTCGAGCTGTGCGCGCCGGGCGTGGACGTGCTCTCGACGACGACCGAGGCACGGGGGGCCTACGAGCAGCTCTCGGGCACCTCGATGGCGACGCCGGTCGTCTCCGGCGTGGCGGGCCTCGCGGCGGCGCAGTGGGACCTCACGAACGCCGAGCTGCGGAGCCACCTGAAGAACACCGCCACGGACATCGGTCTCTCCAGCGACGAGCAGGGCAGCGGTCAGGTGAACGCCGAAGCCGCGGTCACCACCGAACCCGGTGACGGTGGCGGTGGCGGCGGCGGTGGCGGTGGCGGTGGCGGCGGCGGTGGCGGTGGCGGCGGCTCGACCACCGGCAGCGTCTCCGACTCGCTGTCGGGCTACTGGGACTCCGCCTGCTACACGTGGGCGTGGGAGTACAGCTCCCCGAGCCAGGTCGAGTTGTCGCTCTCTGGGCCGTCGGACGCCGACTTCGATCTCTACGTCAACGACGGCGAGGCCAGCTGTCCGTCGTCCAGCAGCTACGACTACGGCTCCTACACGGTCGACAGCCAGGAGACGGTCGTCATCGACAGCCCCGACACGTCGACCGAGCTCTACGTCACCGTCGACTCCTACTCCGGCTCCGGCAGCTTCGAGCTGACCATCACCGAGTACGAGTAA